In Mycteria americana isolate JAX WOST 10 ecotype Jacksonville Zoo and Gardens chromosome 3, USCA_MyAme_1.0, whole genome shotgun sequence, a single genomic region encodes these proteins:
- the ADGRF4 gene encoding adhesion G protein-coupled receptor F4 yields MDVRVAHCLLLWAVHFFPAVPRTALGVLSKESKTGNQQDGCINLIPCKDSEAICIQPCSPSFRGETSFVCKDRKWQMFTDACASLDVQSLFQRISKRELVPSSGGHVSVAGGHLPFVGEGRPAHGKPGDGAKHFGADDRGNSNCRADFSCIVPDILSSPAIPGNIADIVDLLKKISLLLSENVNRGKMQSYSKIANHILNSSIISNWAFVRDRNASSVLLDSVNLFAGNLLLRNESESIQEHFISTKGYSIHKNTSGKSFDFSMEFNNTGNITGHVVIPEEELLKLPRTSKAISIAFPTLGAIIETSRLDPGFVNGMVLSVSLPEELQHIFLTFEKMNKLENVKAHCVGWHSTERRWDNRACTVKSDNISSVVCVCKHHRQTFKSFSILMSPTMLRNAALDYITRVGLGLSIFSLVLCLIIETVVWHHVTKTEITYMRHFCLVNIATSLLIADVLFILAAIVHNTVLNYQLCVAATFFLHFFYLALFFWMFTLGLLILYGLLLIFFKITRSVFIATAFSIGYGCPLVISILTVAITEPKNGYLRSGACWLNWCKTKALLAFVVPALSIIVVNVVVVVVVVVKTGRSSIGDGCKSQDLSNMIRISKNVALLTPLLGVTWGFGLATIVDSHSLAFHVTFALLNAFQGFFILLFGTLLDRKTREALRMNYLSSKQKCSLAKIQDPSNSEDVKPLLRL; encoded by the exons ATGGATGTGAGGGTAGCCCACTGCCTGCTCCTTTGGGCTGTGCACTTCTTCCCAGCCGTGCCGCGCACTGCTCTCGGG gtTCTCAGTAAGGAATCAAAGACTGGTAATCAGCAAG atggGTGTATAAATCTCATTCCCTGCAAAGATAGCGAAGCTATTTGTATTCAGCCTTGTTCTCCCTCCTTCCGTGGAGAGACAAGCTTTGtctgcaaagacagaaaatggcaAATGTTCACAGACGCCTGTGCAAGCCTGGATGTTCAGTCCCTTTTTCAG AGGATTTCTAAACGTGAACTCGTTCCAAGCTCTGGAGGACATGTTAGTGTTGCTGGAGGACACCTTCCTTTTGTAGGGGAAGGAAGGCCAGCGCATGGGAAGCCTGGAGATGGAGCAAAACATTTTGGTGCTGATGACCGTGGGAATAGTAACTGCCGAGCTGATTTTTCATGTATCGTCCCAGACATCCTGTCTTCACCAGCCATTCCAGGAAACATTGCTGATATAGTGGATTTGCTAAAGAAGATTTCCCTGCTGTTATCAGAGAATGTCAATAGAGGAAAAATGCAG AGTTACAGCAAGATAGCAAACCATATTCTGAACAGCTCCATCATTTCCAACTGGGCTTTTGTAAGGGACAGAAATGCCAGTTCGGTATTACTGGACTCGGTGAATTTATTTGCTGGGAATCTTCTTCTAAGGAATGAGTCGGAAAGTATACAGGAACACTTCATCTCTACAAAAGGCTACAGCATACATAAAAATACTTCAGGGAAGAGCTTTGATTTTTCTATGGAGTTCAATAACACAGGCAATATCACTGGGCACGTGGTCATTCCAGAAGAAGAGCTTTTGAAGTTACCCAGGACTTCCAAAGCCATCAGCATTGCATTTCCAACGCTTGGAGCCATTATAGAAACCAGCCGGTTGGACCCTGGTTTTGTGAACGGAATGGTGTTATCGGTGTCTCTGCCAGAAGAGCTCCAGCATATCTTTCTCACCTTCGAAAAGATGAATAAACTGGAGAACGTCAAGGCTCATTGTGTTGGGTGGCACTCTACTGAAAGGAGATGGGATAACAGGGCATGCACAGTGAAGTCCGACAACATCAGCAGTGTTGTTTGCGTCTGCAAGCATCACCGTCAGACATTCAAATCCTTCTCCATTTTGATGTCTCCCACCATGCTGCGAAATGCAGCGTTGGATTACATTACACGTGTAGGGTTAGGCCTTTCCATTTTCAGCTTGGTTCTCTGCCTTATCATCGAGACTGTTGTCTGGCATCACGTTACAAAAACTGAAATAACCTACATGCGCCATTTTTGTTTGGTCAACATTGCTACATCGCTTCTCATTGCTGATGTTTTGTTCATCTTAGCGGCTATTGTGCACAATACAGTCCTAAACTACCAGTTGTGTGTAGCAGccacttttttccttcactttttctaTCTTGCCTTGTTTTTTTGGATGTTTACCCTGGGCCTCTTGATTCTATAtggattattattaattttttttaagataacaagATCTGTATTCATAGCTACAGCATTCTCTATTGGATATGGATGTCCCTTGGTGATATCTATCCTCACTGTTGCTATTACTGAACCAAAAAATGGGTATTTAAGGAGTGGAGCCTGCTGGCTCAATTGGTGTAAAACGAAAGCGCTTCTGGCCTTTGTCGTACCCGCTCTGAGCATCATCGTTGTGaacgtggtggtggtggtggtggttgtggtgaAGACTGGGAGATCCTCTATTGGAGATGGCTGCAAGTCACAAGATTTGAGCAACATGATCCGAATTAGCAAAAACGTGGCGCTTCTGACACCTCTTCTGGGTGTCACCTGGGGGTTTGGATTAGCAACGATTGTCGACAGTCACTCTCTGGCATTCCATGTTACGTTTGCGCTACTGAACGCCTTCCAG GGATTCTTCATCCTGTTGTTTGGGACACTTCTGGACAGAAAG ACAAGAGAAGCCTTAAGGATGAACTACCTTTCATCAAAGCAGAAGTGTAGTCTAGCAAAG ATCCAGGATCCAAGTAACAGTGAAGATGTGAAACCTCTTCTCAGGCTTTAG